A single window of Vitreimonas flagellata DNA harbors:
- a CDS encoding SH3 domain-containing protein, with amino-acid sequence MRKSLAGIVALIVVCLAMAATAQQMSFSGTASVIDGDTIEIHNRPIRLSGFDAPERGKYCGRTNVYQRASLALAEAIAQRLVSCTQTGEDAHGRAVAVCRVGQRDLGDYMVSLGWARDWPRYSNGAYAQAEAAARRDRLGIWGMECPSDVWSNRDYETAAVEPPTPAATMSALQPTSRETAYVTASALNVRAGPAASSVGLGRVDYGARLEILERRDGWARINYNGADAWVSADFLSASEPVRRAGRIGDGENLDSIRRLIVQESIAHYSGRCPCPYNVMRNGRRCGNNSAYSRPGGASPICYPSDVTEAHVRSFLARRAR; translated from the coding sequence ATGCGAAAGTCCTTGGCGGGGATCGTCGCGCTCATCGTTGTGTGTCTGGCGATGGCGGCGACCGCGCAGCAGATGAGCTTTTCCGGCACAGCTTCCGTCATCGATGGCGACACAATCGAGATTCATAATCGCCCCATCAGACTCTCCGGCTTCGACGCGCCAGAACGCGGCAAATATTGCGGTCGCACCAACGTCTATCAGCGCGCCTCGCTGGCGCTCGCAGAGGCTATTGCGCAGCGTCTCGTCAGTTGCACGCAAACCGGCGAGGATGCTCATGGTCGCGCTGTCGCTGTGTGCCGTGTCGGCCAGAGAGATCTCGGCGATTACATGGTCTCGCTCGGTTGGGCGCGTGATTGGCCACGCTACAGCAATGGGGCGTACGCGCAGGCGGAAGCGGCTGCCAGACGCGATCGGCTGGGCATTTGGGGCATGGAATGTCCAAGCGATGTCTGGAGCAATCGCGACTATGAAACCGCCGCAGTTGAACCGCCGACGCCTGCAGCGACGATGTCAGCGCTGCAGCCTACGTCCCGCGAGACCGCCTATGTGACGGCGAGCGCTCTCAATGTGCGCGCGGGGCCTGCAGCGTCCAGTGTGGGGCTTGGACGCGTGGACTATGGAGCGCGCCTAGAAATTTTGGAACGACGGGATGGATGGGCGCGGATCAATTACAATGGCGCCGACGCCTGGGTGTCGGCAGATTTTCTCTCAGCATCCGAGCCGGTAAGACGTGCTGGGCGCATCGGCGACGGCGAAAATCTCGACAGCATCCGGCGTCTCATCGTGCAAGAGAGCATCGCACATTATTCGGGACGGTGTCCGTGCCCCTATAACGTCATGCGCAATGGTCGTCGTTGTGGAAACAATTCGGCCTATTCGCGCCCCGGAGGGGCAAGCCCGATCTGCTATCCGTCCGACGTCACCGAAGCCCATGTGCGGTCGTTTCTGGCGCGACGAGCGCGTTGA
- a CDS encoding helix-turn-helix domain-containing protein — protein sequence MSDERAPNKVDKLVGGRVRTRRLEIGMSQERLADLLGVTFQQVQKYEKGVNRITAGRLHDICQALDVAVAYFFEGLSKGASSKASGGDTISEAMTDPDTIALVRMFAQIKSRKVKRQVLQLVRAMDAET from the coding sequence TTGAGCGACGAGCGTGCGCCAAACAAAGTCGATAAACTCGTCGGTGGACGTGTTCGCACCCGTCGTCTGGAAATCGGGATGAGCCAAGAGCGTTTGGCTGATTTGCTGGGTGTCACCTTTCAGCAGGTTCAAAAATACGAGAAAGGCGTCAACCGCATCACGGCGGGACGGCTTCACGATATCTGTCAAGCGCTCGACGTTGCGGTTGCGTATTTCTTCGAGGGTTTAAGCAAGGGCGCGTCCAGCAAGGCGAGCGGCGGCGACACAATCTCAGAGGCCATGACTGACCCTGATACAATTGCTTTGGTGCGTATGTTCGCCCAGATCAAAAGCCGCAAGGTGAAGCGCCAAGTGCTCCAACTGGTTCGCGCCATGGACGCAGAGACTTAG
- a CDS encoding trypsin-like serine peptidase encodes MPKARVDKAFDGFQLNEDDAPSVREPKRFSPSFMVETNGGGSLERVKGFNAYRARNEGLPFFPSGGDRDMTPPHESEEFETELRDADEDGFRQENVIASDNRVPIGDTTEIPWRSIALLNITYKSGKRAIGTAWFIGPKTMATAAHNLHDPKHGRATALGVFPAFDGRAAPFGSVGVESVFFPQAWTTKWRPADDYGVLVLKSSIGNQLGWFGLADFDPPPKIVLANVCGYVSNRRPRTQYFNGGRIHAWTANFVEYPFDTSAGMSGAPVFYKNDREERLAIGIHTYGGATANRARRITGAAYESLLEYSQLGR; translated from the coding sequence ATGCCAAAGGCGCGCGTCGACAAAGCCTTTGACGGATTTCAACTCAATGAGGACGACGCGCCCAGCGTGCGTGAACCCAAGCGCTTTAGTCCAAGCTTTATGGTTGAGACCAATGGCGGGGGTTCGCTTGAACGCGTGAAGGGCTTCAACGCCTATCGCGCGCGCAACGAAGGCCTTCCCTTCTTTCCAAGTGGCGGCGATCGCGACATGACGCCGCCACATGAAAGTGAAGAATTCGAGACCGAATTGCGCGACGCGGATGAGGACGGTTTTCGCCAGGAGAACGTGATTGCGTCCGACAACCGCGTGCCGATCGGCGATACGACCGAGATCCCGTGGCGTTCAATCGCGCTCTTGAACATCACCTATAAGAGCGGCAAGCGCGCGATAGGCACAGCCTGGTTCATCGGCCCCAAGACGATGGCGACCGCGGCGCACAATCTGCACGATCCCAAACATGGGCGCGCCACGGCGCTAGGGGTGTTCCCTGCTTTTGACGGCCGCGCAGCACCCTTTGGTTCTGTCGGGGTTGAAAGCGTGTTCTTCCCGCAAGCATGGACGACCAAGTGGCGGCCCGCCGACGATTACGGCGTGCTTGTTTTGAAATCTTCGATCGGCAATCAACTCGGGTGGTTTGGCCTCGCCGACTTTGACCCGCCGCCCAAAATCGTACTCGCGAACGTTTGCGGCTATGTCAGCAACCGCAGGCCGCGCACGCAATACTTCAATGGCGGCCGCATCCATGCTTGGACGGCGAACTTTGTCGAATATCCTTTCGACACAAGCGCCGGCATGAGCGGCGCGCCTGTGTTCTACAAAAACGATCGTGAAGAACGTCTCGCCATTGGCATCCACACTTATGGCGGCGCGACGGCCAATCGTGCGCGCCGCATCACCGGCGCGGCGTACGAAAGTCTATTGGAATACAGCCAATTGGGCCGTTGA
- a CDS encoding ArdC family protein — MSKQNTDRHRSPRRDIAADINAKILADLESGVLPWRKPWDGARVGGPPGLPLRASGEPYRGINVIILWNAACEANYQARTWLTFNQALQLGGAVRKGEKGQAIVYYGSSTRTRTDDAGDSVEETLRFLKSYVVFNAEQIDGLDGDFYTVPGAGDACPLATHEAWFSKLDIARIQTADLACYIPSRDVIGMPPIAAFDSAEHYAQTLNHECVHATKAPHRLDRDFAKRYPEHHYYVEEICAELGAAYLSAHLGLSPGHLHDHSAYIDHWVKLLKHDRRAFLDAAAKAQVAVDWLLNKSPIAA; from the coding sequence TTGTCAAAACAAAACACTGACCGCCATCGGTCGCCGCGGCGCGACATCGCCGCCGATATCAACGCAAAGATTTTAGCCGATTTGGAAAGCGGCGTTTTGCCTTGGCGTAAGCCGTGGGATGGCGCACGTGTGGGCGGTCCACCCGGATTGCCCCTGCGCGCCAGCGGTGAACCCTACCGCGGTATAAACGTCATCATCCTGTGGAATGCGGCGTGCGAAGCCAATTACCAAGCGCGCACGTGGCTCACGTTCAATCAGGCGCTGCAACTTGGCGGCGCCGTACGCAAAGGTGAGAAGGGGCAAGCGATCGTCTATTACGGAAGCTCCACGCGCACGCGCACCGATGATGCGGGTGACAGCGTGGAGGAAACTCTTCGGTTCTTGAAATCATACGTGGTGTTCAACGCCGAACAGATCGACGGGTTGGACGGCGACTTCTATACTGTGCCCGGGGCCGGGGATGCATGTCCTCTGGCGACGCATGAGGCTTGGTTTTCCAAGCTGGACATTGCTCGTATCCAGACTGCGGACTTGGCATGCTACATACCCAGCCGCGATGTCATTGGCATGCCGCCAATTGCTGCGTTCGATTCCGCTGAGCATTATGCGCAGACACTCAATCACGAATGTGTCCACGCCACCAAAGCGCCGCATCGTCTCGATCGCGATTTCGCCAAACGCTATCCTGAGCATCACTATTACGTCGAAGAGATTTGCGCCGAACTTGGCGCGGCCTATCTGAGCGCCCATCTTGGCCTTTCGCCAGGGCATCTGCACGATCACAGCGCCTACATCGATCATTGGGTAAAGCTCTTGAAGCACGATAGACGCGCTTTCCTTGATGCGGCGGCTAAGGCGCAAGTCGCTGTTGACTGGCTATTAAACAAGAGCCCGATCGCGGCATGA
- a CDS encoding DUF7146 domain-containing protein has product MSRLRAIVARFGGVVLDGGASALIPGPGHSAKDRSVSLRETEDGRILIHCFSPRDDWREVRDALVAEGLLEAEPRAKLETRPSRLVALQPVREDKRARAARWWREARPIAGTVAERYLRTRGVDDGGGDRAVFRYHASMSSLEDTQRRPALLAAIQGNDRELCGVQVTLLSTHGAGKANLATPRRVIGQLMGGAVRIDQVASTLAVGEGVETMLAARAYLAAPVWALLSAENLARFDPPEEVETLIIAHDNDDAGLHALERLSRRLSPRMAIVPQPPPSSFNDWSDWSDAARF; this is encoded by the coding sequence ATGAGCCGGTTGCGCGCAATCGTTGCACGCTTTGGCGGCGTCGTTCTGGACGGCGGCGCGAGCGCGCTTATCCCAGGTCCAGGACACAGCGCTAAGGATCGTTCGGTTTCGTTGCGCGAGACCGAGGATGGACGCATCCTTATTCACTGCTTCAGTCCGCGTGACGACTGGCGAGAAGTGCGTGACGCGCTCGTCGCGGAGGGCTTGTTGGAGGCTGAACCTCGCGCCAAGCTCGAGACGAGGCCGTCGAGACTTGTTGCGCTGCAGCCCGTCCGCGAGGATAAGCGCGCGAGAGCGGCGCGATGGTGGCGCGAAGCAAGACCCATCGCCGGCACCGTTGCTGAGAGATACCTTCGCACCCGCGGTGTCGACGATGGCGGCGGCGACCGAGCAGTCTTTCGCTATCATGCGTCGATGTCCTCGCTTGAGGACACGCAGCGTCGGCCGGCGCTGTTGGCCGCCATCCAAGGAAATGATCGAGAGCTTTGCGGCGTGCAGGTAACCCTGTTGTCCACGCATGGCGCAGGCAAAGCGAATTTGGCTACGCCGCGCCGTGTGATCGGACAATTGATGGGCGGGGCCGTGCGCATCGATCAAGTCGCAAGCACCTTGGCGGTTGGCGAAGGCGTGGAGACCATGCTTGCGGCAAGGGCCTATCTCGCAGCGCCTGTATGGGCGCTTCTCAGTGCTGAGAACCTGGCCCGCTTTGATCCGCCAGAGGAAGTCGAGACGCTGATCATCGCACACGACAATGATGATGCGGGTCTGCATGCGCTGGAGCGACTTTCTCGGCGCTTGTCGCCGCGCATGGCCATTGTGCCTCAACCTCCGCCGTCCAGCTTCAACGATTGGAGCGATTGGAGCGATGCTGCGCGCTTTTGA
- a CDS encoding type II toxin-antitoxin system HipA family toxin — protein sequence MAKRKTRPPLRVLLNGRAVGTLQRESSGAIEFQYDKDWIDWEHAIPVSLSLPMREDRYAGAPVVAVFDNLLPDNASIRRQIASRVRADGDDAYSLLSALGRDCVGALQFTLEGEEPKTRAGEIAGEAISDADIARILKNLAQAPLGVSGDAEFRISIAGAQEKTALLRHNGQWMRPHGATATTHILKPQIGMAANGMDLRQSVENEHFCMEVMRALGVTTAESAILDFDDVRALSVTRFDREWGKDGRLLRVPQEDMCQALGVHPTKKYENEGGPGMPKILDVLKASDEPRADQDRFLEAQFAFWLLGATDGHAKNFSIFLSQGGRFKMTPLYDILSVQPCVDANQIPWNKYKMAMAAGNSRHYGVNALQPRHFVETAQKSGVAQDRAVLLFEGVRARLPAAIDKVRGALPAEFPDALADSISNGALKRAHMDIAPNAPSADD from the coding sequence ATGGCGAAGCGCAAAACCCGCCCCCCGCTCCGCGTGTTGTTGAACGGTCGGGCCGTCGGAACGCTGCAACGCGAAAGCTCCGGCGCGATCGAGTTTCAATACGATAAGGATTGGATTGATTGGGAGCATGCGATCCCCGTGTCGCTTTCCTTGCCGATGCGCGAGGACCGCTACGCGGGCGCGCCAGTCGTAGCGGTATTCGACAATCTGCTCCCCGACAATGCGAGCATCCGTCGACAGATCGCCAGTCGCGTCCGCGCCGACGGCGATGACGCCTATTCGCTGCTGTCCGCACTCGGTCGCGATTGCGTCGGCGCCCTTCAGTTCACGCTTGAAGGCGAAGAACCGAAGACCCGCGCGGGCGAGATTGCCGGCGAAGCGATCAGCGATGCGGATATTGCGCGCATCCTAAAAAATCTCGCGCAAGCGCCGCTCGGCGTGAGTGGCGATGCAGAGTTTCGCATTTCGATTGCGGGCGCGCAGGAGAAGACGGCGCTTCTTCGCCACAACGGCCAGTGGATGAGGCCGCATGGCGCAACAGCCACGACGCACATCCTGAAGCCACAGATCGGCATGGCGGCGAACGGCATGGATCTTCGGCAAAGCGTGGAGAACGAGCATTTTTGCATGGAGGTCATGCGTGCGCTCGGCGTGACGACCGCTGAGAGCGCCATTCTCGATTTCGATGACGTGCGCGCGCTCTCGGTAACGCGGTTTGACCGAGAATGGGGAAAGGACGGCCGCCTCCTCCGCGTGCCGCAAGAGGATATGTGCCAAGCGCTCGGCGTTCACCCGACGAAAAAATACGAGAACGAGGGCGGCCCCGGCATGCCCAAGATATTGGATGTGCTAAAGGCCAGCGACGAGCCGCGGGCCGATCAAGACCGCTTCCTGGAGGCTCAATTCGCATTCTGGCTCTTGGGCGCCACCGACGGGCACGCCAAGAACTTCAGCATCTTTTTGAGCCAAGGCGGTCGTTTCAAGATGACGCCGCTCTACGATATCCTTTCGGTCCAGCCCTGCGTCGACGCAAACCAAATCCCGTGGAATAAATACAAGATGGCGATGGCAGCCGGAAACAGCCGCCACTACGGCGTCAACGCGCTGCAACCACGACACTTTGTGGAGACTGCGCAAAAATCGGGCGTGGCGCAGGATCGCGCCGTCTTGCTTTTCGAGGGGGTACGCGCGCGCCTGCCTGCCGCGATCGACAAGGTGCGGGGGGCGCTGCCAGCGGAATTTCCTGATGCACTCGCGGACTCGATAAGCAACGGCGCCCTGAAGCGCGCACACATGGATATCGCGCCCAACGCGCCGAGCGCCGACGACTGA
- a CDS encoding helix-turn-helix domain-containing protein, with protein MDQIARSPKQIGAALRRRRRALGLTQAQVAKDTSIRQATVSSAEAGEPMQLTTLFDLLTALDLEIVLRPRSKGATNVSDVF; from the coding sequence ATGGATCAAATCGCCCGCTCCCCCAAGCAGATAGGCGCAGCTCTCCGCCGCCGCCGCCGCGCCCTCGGCCTAACTCAAGCGCAGGTGGCTAAGGACACGTCGATCCGACAGGCAACGGTCTCATCTGCGGAGGCCGGCGAACCTATGCAGCTCACCACTTTATTTGACCTGCTGACCGCGCTTGATCTTGAGATCGTCCTCAGGCCGCGCAGCAAAGGCGCGACAAATGTCAGTGACGTATTCTAA